A single genomic interval of Streptomyces showdoensis harbors:
- a CDS encoding aldo/keto reductase: MRYRVLGGTGMEVSTYCLGTMMFGAVGNPDHQEAVRIIHAALDRGINFVDTADMYSAGESEEIVGKALRDPRRREDTVLATKVYFPVGGEGPNRSGSSRRWITLAVENSLKRLGTDWIDLYQVHRPDHRTDIEETLDVLGDLVSQGKIRAFGCSTFPAERIVEAHAVAERRGLRRFRTEQPPYSLLARGVETSVLPVAQRYGMGVLTWSPLASGFLSGGYRQGRSVDLTRGRAALTPHRFDPALPGNQAKLAAVEELVGVADSLGCTLPELAVAFAAAHPAVTSVILGPRTMEQLEGLLKGASVVLTDEAMDRIDAIVPPGTDLYRADGVWLPEALTDPSLRRRPVGERAAAD; encoded by the coding sequence ATGCGCTATCGGGTACTCGGCGGGACCGGGATGGAAGTCAGCACCTACTGCCTCGGCACGATGATGTTCGGGGCCGTCGGCAACCCCGATCACCAGGAGGCCGTACGGATCATCCACGCCGCCCTCGACCGGGGGATCAACTTCGTCGACACCGCCGACATGTACTCGGCGGGCGAGTCCGAGGAGATCGTCGGCAAGGCGCTGCGCGACCCGCGCCGCCGCGAGGACACCGTCCTGGCGACCAAGGTGTACTTCCCGGTCGGCGGCGAGGGCCCCAACCGCAGCGGCTCATCGCGCCGTTGGATCACCCTCGCCGTCGAGAACAGCCTCAAGCGGCTCGGCACCGACTGGATCGACCTCTACCAAGTCCACCGGCCCGACCACCGCACCGACATCGAGGAGACCCTCGACGTCCTCGGCGACCTCGTCTCCCAGGGCAAGATCCGGGCCTTCGGCTGCTCCACCTTCCCCGCGGAGCGGATCGTCGAGGCGCACGCCGTCGCCGAACGGCGCGGTCTGCGCCGCTTCCGCACCGAACAGCCCCCGTACTCGCTGCTCGCCCGCGGCGTCGAGACCTCCGTCCTGCCCGTCGCCCAGCGCTACGGGATGGGGGTGCTGACCTGGAGCCCGCTGGCGTCCGGGTTCCTCAGCGGCGGCTACCGGCAGGGGCGGTCCGTCGACCTCACCCGCGGGCGCGCCGCGCTCACCCCGCACCGCTTCGACCCCGCCCTCCCCGGCAACCAGGCCAAGCTGGCCGCCGTCGAGGAACTCGTCGGCGTCGCCGACTCCCTCGGCTGCACCCTGCCGGAACTGGCCGTCGCCTTCGCCGCCGCGCACCCCGCCGTTACCTCGGTCATCCTCGGGCCGCGGACCATGGAGCAGCTGGAGGGGCTGCTCAAGGGCGCCTCCGTGGTCCTCACGGACGAGGCCATGGACCGCATCGACGCGATCGTCCCGCCCGGCACCGACCTCTACCGGGCCGACGGCGTCTGGCTCCCCGAGGCCCTGACCGACCCCTCCCTGCGACGGCGGCCGGTGGGCGAACGGGCCGCTGCGGACTGA
- a CDS encoding alpha/beta fold hydrolase, translated as MPTYGAPEAAPQRFPEIDPYDEGLLDVGDGNHVYWSVAGNPEGKPALVVHGGPGSGSSPGARRLFDPERYRIVQFDQRGCGRSTPHASDPAADLSVNTTAHLVADMERLRVHLGVDRWLLYGGSWGSTLILAYAQAHPERVTEIVIAAVTTTRRSETDWLYGGVARFFPEAHERFRAGAAGPDAAGPDAGPHAGPHAAGPERAVSGASGAAELVAAYAALMNHPDPAVREKAAADWCAWEDAVLSMEGQGTPYTDRVDATRLAFVRICSHYFAHGAFLEEGVLIRDAHRLAGIPGVLVHGRVDMGGPLTTAWELTRGWPDAELRVVERAGHLGDGETRAHLLTALERFAKG; from the coding sequence ATGCCCACGTACGGAGCCCCCGAGGCCGCCCCCCAGCGCTTCCCCGAGATCGACCCCTACGACGAGGGCCTGCTCGACGTCGGCGACGGCAACCACGTGTACTGGTCCGTCGCCGGCAACCCGGAAGGCAAGCCCGCGCTCGTCGTGCACGGCGGGCCGGGCTCCGGGTCCTCGCCGGGGGCGCGGCGGCTCTTCGACCCGGAGCGGTACCGGATCGTCCAGTTCGACCAGCGCGGCTGCGGGCGCTCCACCCCGCACGCGAGCGACCCGGCCGCCGACCTCTCGGTCAACACCACCGCCCACCTGGTCGCCGACATGGAACGGCTCCGGGTCCACCTGGGCGTCGACCGCTGGCTGCTGTACGGCGGTTCGTGGGGCTCCACGCTGATCCTGGCGTACGCGCAGGCCCACCCCGAGCGGGTCACCGAGATCGTCATCGCCGCCGTCACCACCACCCGCCGTTCCGAGACCGACTGGCTGTACGGGGGTGTCGCCCGCTTCTTCCCCGAGGCGCACGAGCGCTTCCGCGCGGGCGCGGCCGGTCCCGACGCCGCCGGTCCCGACGCCGGTCCCCACGCCGGTCCCCACGCCGCCGGTCCCGAAAGGGCCGTCTCCGGGGCCTCAGGGGCGGCGGAACTCGTCGCCGCCTACGCCGCCCTCATGAACCACCCCGACCCCGCCGTGCGCGAGAAGGCCGCGGCCGACTGGTGCGCCTGGGAGGACGCCGTCCTGTCGATGGAGGGCCAGGGCACCCCGTACACCGACCGGGTCGACGCCACCCGGCTCGCCTTCGTCCGGATCTGCTCGCACTACTTCGCGCACGGCGCCTTCCTGGAGGAGGGCGTCCTGATCCGGGACGCGCACCGGCTGGCCGGCATCCCCGGCGTCCTCGTGCACGGCCGGGTCGACATGGGCGGGCCGCTCACCACCGCCTGGGAGCTGACCCGCGGCTGGCCGGACGCGGAGCTGCGGGTGGTGGAGCGGGCGGGCCACCTGGGCGACGGGGAGACCCGGGCGCACCTGCTCACCGCCCTCGAACGCTTCGCAAAGGGGTGA
- a CDS encoding HhH-GPD-type base excision DNA repair protein, with amino-acid sequence MSPRSPESPEIHLAQQPEADELLGRSPLAALVGMLLDQQVPMEWAFSGPYTIATRMGHDDLDAHEIAARDPEAFAALLSEKPAVHRYPGSMAKRIQQLCRFLVDEYGGDAEAVWRDAATGPELLDRLQALPGFGEQKARIFLALLGKQYGVRPEGWREAAGPYGEANCYRSAADITGPESLAKVRAHKQEMKAAAKAAKAGGTATPARPARATKSSKTTRN; translated from the coding sequence ATGAGCCCCAGGAGCCCAGAGAGCCCCGAGATCCACCTCGCCCAGCAGCCCGAGGCCGACGAGCTGCTCGGCCGCTCCCCGCTCGCCGCGCTGGTCGGCATGCTGCTCGACCAGCAGGTGCCGATGGAGTGGGCGTTCTCCGGCCCGTACACGATCGCGACCCGGATGGGCCACGACGACCTGGACGCGCACGAGATCGCCGCCCGGGACCCGGAGGCCTTCGCCGCGCTGCTCTCCGAGAAGCCGGCCGTGCACCGCTACCCGGGCTCGATGGCCAAGCGGATCCAGCAGCTGTGCCGCTTCCTCGTCGACGAGTACGGCGGCGACGCCGAGGCGGTCTGGCGGGACGCGGCGACGGGGCCGGAGCTGCTCGACCGGCTGCAGGCGCTGCCCGGGTTCGGCGAGCAGAAGGCGCGGATCTTCCTGGCGCTGCTCGGCAAGCAGTACGGGGTGCGCCCCGAGGGGTGGCGGGAGGCGGCCGGCCCGTACGGCGAGGCGAACTGCTACCGCTCGGCCGCCGACATCACCGGTCCGGAGTCGCTGGCGAAGGTGCGCGCCCACAAGCAGGAGATGAAGGCGGCGGCCAAGGCCGCCAAGGCCGGCGGGACGGCCACCCCGGCCCGTCCGGCCCGGGCGACGAAATCCAGCAAAACAACCAGGAATTGA
- a CDS encoding metal-sensitive transcriptional regulator: MELDLAGAELKAVLNRLRRAQGQISGVIRMIEEGRDCEEVVTQLAAASRALDRAGFAIIATGLQQCLTDIEDGRKTDEDRDQMRARLEKLFLSLA; the protein is encoded by the coding sequence GTGGAACTGGATCTCGCGGGCGCCGAGCTCAAGGCCGTGCTGAACCGGCTGCGCCGGGCCCAGGGCCAGATCTCCGGCGTGATCCGGATGATCGAGGAGGGCCGGGACTGCGAGGAGGTCGTGACCCAGCTCGCCGCCGCGTCCCGGGCGCTCGACCGGGCCGGGTTCGCGATCATCGCGACCGGACTGCAGCAGTGCCTGACGGACATCGAGGACGGCCGCAAGACGGACGAGGACCGCGACCAGATGCGCGCCCGCCTGGAGAAGCTCTTCCTGTCCCTGGCCTGA
- a CDS encoding TetR/AcrR family transcriptional regulator, whose translation MSTKNPQARDGSAPMLNLLPIAGGPPPERADAARNRRKILDAAARIVAEEGPEAVTMNQVAHASCIGVGTVYRRFGDVAQLLLALLDDRERQFQEAYLNGPPPLGPGAPADERLDAFLDALVDRSVEQREILLAAQTAGPVARYGNGAYLAMHLHLTLLVGQARPGLDAPLLAHLLLAPFSPSLIHHLSVDKGLSAGELKSGMRQLLRLQPAAAH comes from the coding sequence ATGAGCACGAAGAATCCGCAGGCCAGAGATGGGTCGGCGCCGATGCTCAACCTGCTGCCCATCGCCGGAGGCCCGCCGCCCGAGCGCGCCGACGCCGCCCGGAACCGGCGCAAGATCCTCGACGCCGCCGCCCGGATCGTGGCCGAGGAGGGCCCCGAGGCCGTCACGATGAACCAGGTCGCCCACGCCAGCTGTATAGGCGTCGGGACCGTCTACCGCCGCTTCGGCGACGTCGCCCAGCTGCTCCTGGCGCTGCTCGACGACCGCGAGCGGCAGTTCCAGGAGGCCTACCTCAACGGCCCGCCGCCCCTCGGTCCCGGCGCCCCCGCCGACGAACGGCTCGACGCCTTCCTCGACGCACTCGTCGACCGGTCCGTCGAGCAGCGCGAGATCCTGCTCGCCGCCCAGACCGCAGGGCCCGTGGCCCGCTACGGCAACGGCGCCTACCTGGCGATGCACCTGCACCTGACGCTGCTGGTCGGCCAGGCCCGCCCCGGGCTCGACGCCCCCCTCCTGGCGCACCTGCTGCTCGCGCCGTTCTCGCCGAGCCTGATCCACCACCTCTCGGTGGACAAGGGGCTCTCCGCCGGCGAGCTCAAGTCGGGCATGCGGCAGCTGCTGCGCCTACAGCCCGCCGCCGCGCACTGA
- a CDS encoding RBBP9/YdeN family alpha/beta hydrolase: MTTYLILHGYQNHRPPGHWHHWLAGALRERGHEVRYPQLPEPDAPVLADWLDALEQHGRRPDEGEFVVLAHSLGVLLWLRAAAAGRAPDADRVLLVAPPSPGVTASIPEIAGFADGLDLGSVPLKAPARLVYAAGDPYCPEGAGTHYGTPLGLDTDEVPGGAHLTPDSGYGEWPAVLEWCENPAARVGANR, encoded by the coding sequence ATGACCACGTATCTGATCCTGCACGGCTACCAGAACCACCGTCCGCCCGGCCACTGGCACCACTGGCTCGCCGGCGCGCTGCGCGAGCGCGGGCACGAGGTGCGCTACCCGCAGCTCCCGGAGCCGGACGCGCCGGTGCTCGCGGACTGGCTGGACGCCCTGGAACAGCACGGCCGGCGGCCCGACGAGGGCGAGTTCGTGGTCCTCGCGCACAGCCTGGGCGTGCTGCTGTGGCTGCGCGCCGCGGCGGCCGGGCGGGCGCCGGACGCGGACCGGGTGCTCCTGGTCGCCCCGCCCTCCCCCGGCGTCACCGCCTCCATCCCCGAGATCGCCGGCTTCGCCGACGGGCTCGACCTCGGCTCCGTACCGCTGAAGGCGCCCGCGCGGCTGGTGTACGCGGCGGGCGACCCGTACTGCCCCGAGGGCGCCGGCACGCACTACGGCACGCCGCTCGGCCTCGACACGGACGAGGTGCCCGGCGGGGCCCATCTGACCCCGGACTCGGGGTACGGGGAGTGGCCCGCGGTCCTGGAGTGGTGCGAAAACCCGGCGGCGCGGGTGGGCGCCAACCGCTAG
- a CDS encoding helix-turn-helix transcriptional regulator, whose amino-acid sequence MIRMKIDRRELADFLRRSRDRIRPQDAGLPMGPRRRTPGLRREEVAQLAGMSADYYIRLEQARGPQPSPQMLAALARALRLSHDERDHLHLLAGHRPPAGPAAGDHVAPGLLHLLDSLPTTPAQILNDLGDVLAQNALARALLGGVCTVSEHGRNVVWRWFADPAARTAYPAEEHPYYSRLHVADLRAAFGRRGGDPAVTRLVERLRGASEEFAELWELHEVAVRRHSRMRVLHAVIGPVDLDCQVLLAPEGEQRLVLFTPPPGTDTGERLALLGVVGTEQFAGAE is encoded by the coding sequence ATGATCCGTATGAAGATCGACCGCCGCGAACTCGCCGATTTCCTGCGCCGCTCCCGGGACCGGATCCGTCCCCAGGACGCCGGTCTCCCCATGGGCCCGCGGCGCCGTACGCCCGGCCTGCGGCGCGAGGAGGTCGCGCAGCTCGCGGGGATGTCGGCCGACTACTACATCCGCCTGGAGCAGGCCCGCGGCCCGCAGCCCTCGCCGCAGATGCTGGCGGCGCTGGCCCGGGCGCTGCGGCTGAGCCACGACGAGCGCGACCACCTCCACCTGCTGGCCGGCCACCGCCCGCCGGCGGGTCCCGCGGCGGGCGACCACGTGGCGCCGGGCCTGCTGCACCTGCTCGACAGCCTGCCCACGACCCCCGCGCAGATCCTGAACGACCTCGGGGACGTGCTGGCGCAGAACGCCCTGGCCCGGGCGCTGCTCGGCGGGGTGTGCACGGTCTCGGAGCACGGCCGCAACGTGGTGTGGCGGTGGTTCGCGGACCCCGCCGCGCGCACTGCGTACCCGGCGGAGGAGCACCCGTACTACAGCCGTCTCCATGTCGCGGACCTGCGCGCCGCGTTCGGCCGCCGAGGTGGCGACCCGGCGGTGACCCGGCTGGTGGAGCGGCTGCGCGGGGCGAGCGAGGAGTTCGCGGAGCTGTGGGAGCTGCATGAGGTGGCGGTCCGCAGGCACAGCCGGATGCGGGTGCTGCACGCGGTGATCGGCCCGGTGGACCTGGACTGCCAGGTGCTGCTGGCCCCGGAGGGCGAGCAGCGACTGGTCCTGTTCACCCCGCCGCCGGGCACGGACACGGGGGAGCGGCTGGCCCTGCTGGGAGTGGTGGGGACGGAGCAGTTCGCGGGGGCGGAGTAG
- a CDS encoding alpha/beta fold hydrolase, which translates to MPTVTVGTAHVHYDLHEAPGATGPALLLVHGTGSGGAVINWGRTAPRFTGERTVITPDLSGADRTTDDGAPLSVGVLAAQVVAVIEDAGGRPVDLLGFSMGAPVAATVAALRPDLVNRLVLVAGWAHTDGDEYLRNLFTLWQRLGRHDPAGFGRSVTMTGFSRGFLNAIGREQVEALIPNMPPTPGTLRHVAVDLAVDVRALLPRITAPTLVIGATRDATVPVENSRELAAAIGGSAYAEIDAGHVLFFEKEDEFVKTVTDFLPV; encoded by the coding sequence ATGCCCACCGTCACCGTCGGCACCGCCCACGTCCACTACGACCTCCACGAGGCCCCCGGCGCCACCGGCCCCGCCCTCCTCCTCGTCCACGGCACCGGATCCGGCGGCGCCGTCATCAACTGGGGCCGGACCGCACCCCGTTTCACCGGCGAGCGGACGGTCATCACCCCGGACCTGTCCGGCGCCGACCGGACCACCGACGACGGCGCGCCGCTCAGCGTCGGGGTGCTCGCCGCACAGGTCGTCGCCGTCATCGAGGACGCCGGCGGCCGCCCGGTCGACCTGCTCGGCTTCTCCATGGGCGCCCCGGTGGCCGCCACCGTCGCCGCGCTCCGCCCCGACCTGGTGAACCGGCTGGTCCTGGTGGCCGGATGGGCGCACACGGACGGCGACGAGTACCTGCGCAACCTGTTCACCCTGTGGCAGCGGCTGGGCAGGCACGACCCGGCCGGCTTCGGGCGGAGCGTGACGATGACCGGGTTCAGCCGGGGCTTCCTCAACGCGATCGGCCGCGAGCAGGTCGAGGCCCTGATCCCGAACATGCCGCCCACGCCCGGCACCCTGCGGCACGTCGCCGTGGACCTGGCGGTGGACGTCCGGGCGCTGCTGCCCCGGATCACGGCGCCCACGCTGGTGATCGGCGCCACGCGGGACGCGACCGTGCCGGTGGAGAACAGCCGGGAGCTGGCGGCGGCGATCGGCGGCAGCGCGTACGCGGAGATCGACGCGGGGCACGTCCTCTTCTTCGAGAAGGAGGACGAGTTCGTGAAGACGGTCACGGACTTCCTGCCCGTCTGA
- a CDS encoding winged helix DNA-binding domain-containing protein has product MSRGEKKQARTVGPEERRARLALRHRLAGGARAATAEEVAGALVALHATDPATVFLAAGARLVDGPDPVAEVERALYGERTLTRMHGMRHTVFVVPSGLAAVVHSSTSTAAAARERASLLKQLAAGSDLDAAWLAETERLVLAELAQRGEATGAELGTAVPRLREQYVYGVGTAQEGPQSVSTRVLRVLGMEGRIARGRPQGSWTSSRFRWALTPAHEELPPAEARSELVRRWLAAYGPATETDLKWWTGWKVTDVRHALAALGAEPVALDDGTVGHLLPDDLDPVRPDAAGPWAALLPALDPTPMGWQARDWYLDPDHRPALFDRSGNIGPTVWWDGRIVGGWAQRPDGVIVHRFLTDVGAEAVRAVEAEAARLAEWVGEVRVTPRFRTPLERELAAGT; this is encoded by the coding sequence ATGAGCAGAGGCGAGAAGAAGCAGGCGAGGACCGTCGGTCCCGAGGAGCGCAGGGCCCGGCTCGCGCTGCGCCACCGGCTGGCCGGGGGCGCGCGGGCGGCGACGGCCGAGGAGGTCGCCGGCGCGCTGGTGGCGCTGCACGCGACCGACCCGGCGACGGTGTTCCTGGCGGCGGGGGCGCGGCTCGTGGACGGCCCGGACCCCGTGGCCGAGGTGGAGCGGGCGCTGTACGGGGAGCGGACGCTGACCCGGATGCACGGCATGCGGCACACCGTCTTCGTCGTCCCCTCCGGTCTCGCCGCCGTCGTCCACTCCTCCACCTCCACCGCCGCGGCCGCCCGCGAACGCGCCTCCCTCCTCAAGCAGCTGGCGGCCGGCAGCGACCTCGACGCGGCCTGGCTGGCCGAGACCGAGCGCCTGGTCCTGGCCGAGCTGGCGCAACGGGGCGAGGCGACGGGCGCCGAACTCGGCACCGCCGTACCGCGGTTGCGGGAGCAGTACGTGTACGGCGTCGGCACCGCCCAGGAGGGCCCGCAGTCGGTGTCCACCCGGGTGCTGCGGGTCCTCGGCATGGAGGGCCGGATCGCCCGGGGCCGGCCGCAGGGGTCCTGGACGTCGAGCCGGTTCCGGTGGGCGCTGACCCCGGCCCACGAGGAACTCCCGCCCGCCGAGGCCCGGTCGGAGCTGGTGCGGCGCTGGCTCGCCGCGTACGGTCCGGCGACCGAGACCGATCTGAAGTGGTGGACGGGCTGGAAGGTCACCGACGTCCGCCACGCCCTGGCCGCGCTCGGCGCGGAGCCGGTCGCCCTCGACGACGGGACGGTCGGCCATCTCCTGCCCGACGACCTCGATCCCGTACGGCCCGATGCCGCCGGCCCCTGGGCGGCCCTGCTCCCCGCGCTCGATCCGACGCCGATGGGGTGGCAGGCCCGCGACTGGTACCTGGATCCGGACCACCGGCCCGCGCTCTTCGACCGCAGCGGCAACATCGGGCCGACCGTCTGGTGGGACGGCCGGATCGTGGGCGGCTGGGCGCAGCGCCCGGACGGCGTGATCGTCCACCGGTTCCTCACCGACGTCGGCGCCGAGGCGGTCCGCGCGGTCGAGGCGGAGGCCGCCCGGCTCGCCGAGTGGGTCGGCGAGGTCCGCGTGACCCCGCGTTTCCGCACGCCGCTGGAGCGGGAGCTGGCCGCCGGGACCTGA
- a CDS encoding RNA polymerase sigma factor has protein sequence MLRLHAPQVLGALVRRYGHFAAAEDAVQEALLAAARQWPLDGVPGNPRGWLIRVASRRLADALRAEEARARREEAAVRLEPRDPRAAPAEDDTLTLLFLCCDPVLAPAARIALTLRAVGGLTTAEIARAHLVPEATIAQRISRAKAKLRATGADHPFHPPAPRDRDARLASVLQVLYLIFNEGYTATSGPALHRADLAREAIRLTRAARRLLPREGAVSGLLALMLLTEARSAARTGPDGELVPLDEQDRGRWDRAAIAEGTALVEEALTEGPPGPYQLQAAIAALHDEAPDPGATDWPQILALYDVLVTKTPDPMAELGRAVALAMVEGPEAGLAALTALEPRLPDSHRLPAVRAHLLERTGARRAAADAYRTAARRTLSLPERRYLQTRAARLDP, from the coding sequence CTGCTGCGCCTGCACGCGCCGCAGGTCCTCGGTGCGCTCGTGCGGCGCTACGGGCACTTCGCCGCCGCCGAGGACGCCGTGCAGGAGGCGCTGCTGGCCGCCGCCCGGCAGTGGCCGCTGGACGGGGTGCCGGGCAATCCGCGCGGGTGGCTGATCCGGGTGGCGTCGCGGCGGCTCGCGGACGCGTTGCGGGCCGAGGAGGCGCGTGCCCGCCGGGAGGAGGCCGCGGTGCGGCTCGAACCGCGGGACCCGCGCGCGGCGCCCGCCGAGGACGACACGCTCACCCTGCTCTTCCTCTGCTGCGATCCGGTGCTCGCGCCCGCCGCCCGGATCGCGCTGACGCTGCGGGCGGTGGGCGGCCTGACGACGGCGGAGATCGCCCGCGCCCACCTCGTACCGGAGGCGACCATCGCCCAGCGGATCAGCCGGGCGAAGGCGAAGCTGCGCGCGACCGGAGCGGACCACCCCTTCCACCCGCCCGCGCCGCGGGACCGGGACGCGCGCCTCGCCTCCGTGCTCCAGGTGCTCTACCTGATCTTCAACGAGGGCTATACCGCCACCTCCGGACCCGCCCTGCACCGCGCCGACCTGGCCCGCGAGGCCATCCGGCTGACCCGCGCGGCCCGCCGGCTGCTCCCCCGCGAGGGCGCGGTATCGGGTCTGCTGGCCCTGATGCTGCTCACCGAGGCCCGCAGCGCGGCCCGCACGGGCCCGGACGGCGAGCTGGTACCGCTGGACGAGCAGGACCGCGGCCGCTGGGACCGGGCGGCCATCGCCGAGGGCACCGCCCTGGTGGAGGAGGCCCTGACCGAGGGCCCGCCCGGCCCGTACCAGCTCCAGGCCGCGATCGCCGCCCTCCACGACGAGGCCCCCGACCCCGGGGCCACCGACTGGCCACAGATCCTCGCCCTCTACGACGTTCTGGTGACCAAGACGCCCGACCCGATGGCGGAGCTCGGCCGCGCGGTCGCCCTGGCGATGGTGGAGGGGCCGGAGGCCGGACTCGCCGCGCTGACCGCCCTGGAGCCCCGCCTCCCCGACTCGCACCGCCTGCCCGCGGTCCGCGCCCACCTCCTCGAACGCACCGGCGCCCGCCGCGCCGCCGCCGACGCCTACCGCACCGCCGCCCGCCGCACCCTCAGCCTCCCGGAACGCCGCTACCTCCAGACCCGCGCGGCCCGCCTGGATCCGTGA
- a CDS encoding YciI family protein, producing MKYLVMVQGAQADYDAMNGKPSAHSPSWSEQELRAMFAHMNAINDDLAESGEYVDAQGLVEPARTRFVTVDAEGRPVVTDGPYGETKEVLAGYWVLDCASLDRVTEIAVRVARCPVPAGSPVFPVVIRPIDEAGGSDFAGGKTA from the coding sequence ATGAAGTACCTGGTGATGGTGCAGGGCGCGCAGGCCGACTACGACGCCATGAACGGAAAGCCGTCCGCTCACAGCCCGTCCTGGAGCGAGCAGGAGCTCAGGGCGATGTTCGCCCACATGAACGCGATCAACGACGACCTCGCCGAGAGCGGGGAGTACGTGGACGCGCAGGGGCTGGTCGAACCGGCCAGGACCCGCTTCGTGACGGTCGACGCCGAGGGGCGTCCGGTCGTCACGGACGGGCCGTACGGGGAGACGAAGGAGGTGCTCGCCGGGTACTGGGTGCTGGACTGCGCGAGCCTGGACCGGGTCACCGAGATCGCGGTGCGGGTGGCGCGGTGCCCGGTGCCGGCCGGTTCGCCGGTCTTCCCCGTGGTGATCCGCCCGATCGACGAGGCGGGCGGGAGCGACTTCGCCGGAGGCAAGACCGCTTGA
- the wrbA gene encoding NAD(P)H:quinone oxidoreductase — protein MPVKVAVVYYSSTGNVHQLAQAVAEGAEKAGAEVRLRRVPELAPDAAIDANPAWRAHVEATGDVEIATLEDLEWADAYALGSPTRFGNVAAQLKQYIDTAGGLWQQGVLADKPATAFTSAYNTHGGNESTLLALYNTFHHWGSVIVSPGFTDPSVYAAGGNPYGTSHASTNGAPEENVLAAARHQGERLAKIAKRLKGLADA, from the coding sequence ATGCCCGTCAAGGTCGCCGTCGTCTACTACTCGTCCACGGGGAACGTGCACCAGCTCGCCCAGGCCGTCGCCGAGGGCGCCGAGAAGGCCGGCGCGGAGGTCCGCCTCCGCCGGGTCCCCGAGCTCGCCCCCGACGCGGCCATCGACGCGAACCCGGCCTGGCGCGCCCACGTCGAGGCGACCGGTGACGTCGAGATCGCCACGCTCGAGGACCTGGAGTGGGCGGACGCGTACGCGCTCGGCTCGCCGACCCGCTTCGGCAACGTCGCGGCCCAGCTCAAGCAGTACATCGACACCGCGGGCGGGCTGTGGCAGCAGGGCGTGCTGGCCGACAAGCCGGCCACCGCCTTCACCAGCGCGTACAACACGCACGGCGGCAACGAGTCGACGCTGCTCGCGCTCTACAACACGTTCCACCACTGGGGCTCGGTCATCGTCTCCCCCGGCTTCACCGACCCGTCCGTGTACGCGGCCGGCGGCAACCCCTACGGCACCTCGCACGCCAGCACCAACGGCGCCCCCGAGGAGAACGTCCTGGCGGCCGCCCGTCACCAGGGCGAGCGCCTCGCGAAGATCGCCAAGCGGCTGAAGGGGCTCGCGGACGCCTGA